The genomic stretch CGAGCTGTTCACCTCGCCGCAAAACTCGTTCCAGACTGTCGATGATCCCCGGAATGGCGGTGCGCGGGTGCTGGTGCCGACCCTGCTACAGGGCAATGCGACGTTGCAGCCCGAAGTCGCCGATACCTGGACGGCGGGCGGCGTCATTACCGCGCGCATGGGCAGTGCGGGCACCTTCCGCGCCTCGCTCGACTGGTTCGACATCAATCTGGCGGGGGCGATCAGCACGCTGGGCGCGCAGGTGATCGTCAATCGTTGCAACACCGGGGATACGGCGCTGTGCAGCCTCATCACCCGTGACAGTGGCGGGACGCTGACGCGCATCCTGAACGCCAACCTCAACCTCAACACGCTGATCACGCGCGGATGGGATATCGAGGCGGACTATAATCTGCCGCTTGGCAACGGCAATTCGATCGGCATCCGCGCGCTCGCGACGGTGGTGAAGGATCTGATCACCGTCGATACCGCCGGCGTCGCGATCGATCGCGCCGGGCAGAACGGATCGGGCGTGTCGCAGCCATCGGGGCTTCCCGACTACACCATCAACGGCTTCCTTACCTATCAGGGCAACCCGTTCTCGGCGCAGCTCCAGCTCCGGCATATCTCGGGCGGGCGCTATTCGGTCACCAATATCGGCCCGGACGAGGAGGGCTACAGCCCGCTGCTGGCCAATTCGATCAGCAACAACCGCGTGCCGGCGGTCACCTATGTCAACCTGAACTTCCAGTTGAAGGTGAACCCCCAGTTCGAACTGTTTACCGTCGTGAACAACCTGCTGGACAAGGATCCCCCCAACAACCTGCCGTCCAGCTTCGGGCCGACCAACCCCGTGCTGTACGATGTGCTGGGCCGTTCGTATCGCGCGGGCGTCCGCCTGACGTTCTGAACCTGATGCCGGCCCTTCCTGCGCGAGGGGCCGGTGTCGCACGCCGGAGTTCTGGTTTGACCGACACCCCGCACCCGTTTCATCCGAATTTCGAATACGCGTTCACGATCGCGATCGAGCTGAGCAAGGCGACCTATATCGCGCCGTCGAACACCGGGCAGACGCGCGCCGCGATCTATGCGACGAGCGGGACCGTGGAGGGGAGGATCAACGGCATCGTCGTGCCGATGAGCGGGGGCGATTTCCCGCTGGTGCGCGCCGATGGCGTTCTCGATTTCGATGCGAAATATCTGCTCGAGCTCGACGGCGATGCCCATGTGATGATCCACAACCGTGGCTATCGCTGGGGCAGCGAGGATGCGATGGAGCGCCTGCGCCGCAACGAGCCCGTCGGGAATGACGAATATTATATGCGCGTGGCGCCGCGATTCGACGCGCCGGCTGGCCCGTACGAATGGCTGAACCGCTATGTCTTCGTCGGCGTCGCGGAGAAGCTGCCGGGATCGAACCGCATCCATTATTTCCAGTTGATGTAGGCGTGGGGCGAACGCGACACTCCCGATTGCCCGTTGTTTCGGAGCCTGATGCGTGACGGATCGCTATGACTATATCATCGTCGGTGCCGGCTCGTCCGGGTGCGTGCTTGCCGATCGTTTGTCCGCCGATCCCGCGAACCGGGTGCTGCTGATCGAGGCGGGGGGCTCCGAAAAGGGGCACCTGACCGAGATGCCGCTGGCGTGGTTCCGCGCGATGCTGTCGCCCGCGATCGGCTGGGGCTATATGTCCGAGCCTGAGCCGTACGCCGATAACCGGCGTATCCCGGTGCCGCGCGGCAAGGTGATCGGCGGGTCGGGCTCCATCAACGGGATGATGTATTCGCGCGGCGCCCCCGCCGATTACGATCAATGGGCGCAGCTCGGCGCTAAGGGCTGGAGCTGGGCGGACGTGCTGCCCTATTTCCGCAAGTCGGAGGCCAATTGGCGCGGCGAGAGCGTGCATCATGGCGGCTCCGGCCCACTCACCGTCAATCGCAATGCGCCGCATCCGATCATCCATCCGGCGATCGTCGCGGCGGCGGGGCGGATGGGATTTGCCGAACTCGACGACTTCCATGGCGATACGCAGGAGGGGTTCAGCAGCGTCGACATCACCACGCATCGCGGGCGGCGGGGCAGCAGCGCCGCGCGCTTCCTGCGCCCCGCAATGGCGCGGCCCAACCTCACCGTCGTCGATCAGGCGCTGACGACGCGGGTGATCGTCGAGCAGGGTCGCGCAGTCGGCATCGCCTATGACCGCGAAGGCACATCGCATGTCGCGCATGCGGATCGCGAGGTGATCCTGTCGGCGGGGACGTTCAACACGCCGCAATTGCTGCTGCTCTCGGGCATCGGCCCGGCGGAGGCGCTTCGCGATCTCGGCATCGCGGTTGTCCACGACCTCCCCGGAGTCGGCCAGAACCTCCAGGATCACGCCTCGATCCGGGGGCTGTACGAAGCCTCGGGGCCGATCACCTTCGACCGCGAATTGCGCCTCGACAAAATGGCGATCGCGGCGGCGCGCTGGCACCTGCTGGGCACCGGGCCGCTGACGCAGATGCCGATCGGCGCGCAGGGCTTCGTGCGCACCCGCGAAGGGCTCGAGCGCCCCGACCTCCAGATGCTCGTCAGTTCGGTGGCAATGGACGCGCAGGTATGGATGCCCGGCTGGCGCAAGCGGCGCGGCGATTATCTCGCCGTCGCCAGCGTGCTCCTGCACCCGGAGAGTACCGGCAGCGTCACGCTGCGCTCGCCCGATCCGCGCGACAAACCCGCGATCCGCTTCAACCTGCTCGCGACCGAGGGCGATCGCGCGGCCTTTCGCCGCATCGTGCGCTTCGTCCGCACGCTGTTCGCTCAGCCCGAGGCGGCGGCGCTGGTCAAGGCGGAGGTCCAGCCCGGCGGCGCGGTACAGACCGATGCCGAGGTCGATGCATTCGTGCGCCAGGTCATCGGCACGGCGATGCACCCGACCAGCACCTGCGCGATCGGCCCGGTGGTCGATCCCCAATTGCGTGTCCATGGCATCGCGGGGCTGCGCATCGCCGATTGCTCGGTGATGCCGGCGATCGTCGGCGGCAATACCAATGCCCCCGCGATCATGATCGCGGAAAAGGCCGCCGACATGATCCTGGGCAAGATGCCGCTGGTGCGCGCCGCATGAGCTGGGATTATGTCATCGTCGGCGCAGGCTCGGCGGGATGCGTGCTGGCCGCGCGGCTGAGCGCCGATCCCGCGAACCGCGTGCTGCTGCTGGAGGCAGGGGGCACGCACCGCAAATTCCTGCTGACGATGCCGCTGGGGTTCATGCGCGCGTTGATGCAGCCGCGCTATCGCTGGAGCTTCTGGTCGGAACCCGAGCCGCATCTGAACGGGCGGCGCATCTTCTTGCCGCGCGGGCGGGTGCTGGGCGGGTCGTCGTCGATCAATGGCCTGTTCTTCATGCGCGGGCACAGCCTCGATTTCGACACATGGCGGCAAATGGGTTGCGAGGGCTGGGGCTTCTCGGACGTGCTGCCCTATTTCAAGCGGATGGAGACGAGCTGGCACGGCGCCGGGCCCTGGCATGGCGGCGACGGCCCGATCTCGGTGGTGCCGGTCGCCACGCGCGGACGGCTGCATCGCGAGCTGATGGATACGGCGGTGGCGATGGGCCTGCCCACGACAGCCGATCTCCACGCCGAGGCCGAGGAGGGCTTCGCGCGCGGCGAGCTGACCATCGACGCACAGGGCCGCCGCGCCAGCACGGCGCGCGCCTATCTCGACCCCGCGCTAAAGCGCCCGAACCTCACCGTGATCACGGGCGCCGAGGCCAATCGCGTGGTCTTCGAGGGGCGCCGTGCGGTTGGCGTCGAGTATCTGCGCGACGGGCAAGTTGAAACCGCCCGTGCCGAGCGCGAGGTCATCCTGTCGGGCGGCGCCTATAACTCGCCGCAGCTGCTGATGCTGTCGGGCGTCGGCCCCGCCGACCAACTGGCCGAACACGGCATTCAGCCGGTGCATGTGCTCGAAGGCGTCGGTCGCAATCTTTCCGAACATCCCCGGGTGCCGGTGCATTTCCGGCTTAAGCAGCCGATCAGCTTCCTGAACGAGCTGCGCGCCGATCGCGCGGTGCGGTCGGTCGCGCGCTGGTGGCTGACGGGGAAGGGCGCCTTTGCCAGCCAGGTCAACAGCTGCAACATCATCCTGCGGACGCGACCCGAACTGGCGCAGCCCGACGTCCAGCTCTGGGCGAACCCGATCCGCATGGACGCGCATCTATGGTTTCCCGGCATCAAGCCCCGGCAGGAGGATCGGATCACCGCCGACGTGATCCTGCTGCATCCCAACAGCCGGGGGCGGTTGACGCTCAAATCCGCAGATCCGCGTGCGCATCCCGCGATCCTGCTCAACAATTTCGCCGAACCCGCCGATTTGCGCACCGCGCGCGACGGCATCCGGCTGGCGCGGCGCATCTATCGCAGCGGGCCGCAGGGCGCGATCACCGGCGACGAGCTGCTGCCCGGGGAGGATCGCCAGAGCGATGACGCGCTCGACGCGCATATCCGCGACCACGCCCAGGTTACCCAGCATCCGGTGGGCACCTGCGCGATGGGCAATCACCCGATGAGCGTGGTCGATCCGCAGCTGCGCGTCCACGGGATCGAGGGGCTGCGCGTCGTCGACGCCTCGATCATGCCGACGGTGCCAGGCGGCAATACCAACGCGCCCACGATCATGGTCGCGGAAAAGGCGAGCGACATGATCCTCGGCCTGGCCCCGCTGCCCCGCGAAGACCCGCGCGAAAGGAACGCCGCATGACCAAGGAAGAGTGGGCCGAAAACTATATCGGCGCGTTCAATCGCGGCGATTTCGACGCCTTCACGGCCTTTTATGCCGAGGATGTCGTGCTGCAACTGGGGCAGAAGAAGACGCTCGTAGGCAAGCAGGCGATCCGCGATTTCTACACCGGCGTGTTCGCGAAGGTGCGCGAGACGCTGACGATCGAGAAGATCGTGCTCGACGAAACTGGGCTGGCGGCGATCGTCAGCACCGAGTTTCACGGGCTCGCCGACTGGCCCGACTTCATCGCCGGTCCGCTGGTGAAGGGCCAGTCGATCTTCATCGAGAGCATCGTCGTCTACGACATCGGGCCGGACGGCAAATTCACCGCAATACGCAGCGCAAGATCAAAGGGTTGATCGACATGAATGCACCTTATTCCAGCGAGACGCTCGCCTCCCTGCGCGACGACCATGCCGCACGTCCCCGGCGGCTGTTCATCGGCGGTGCGTTCGTCGAGGCCGCGTCGGGCGAGACGTTCGACGTCGTCGACCCCGCGACCGGCCAGGTCTTCGCGCACGCCGCATCGGGCACCAGCGAGGACGTCGATCGCGCGGTAAAGGCCGCGCGCGCAGCGTTCGAAGGCTGGGCCGCCACGCCCCCCGCCCAGCGCGCGCGCCTGCTCCACGCGCTTGCCGACCGGATCGAGGCGGCGGGCGAACGCATCGCGCTCACCGAAACCCTCGACAACGGAATGCCCTTCATGATGGCCAAGTTCGCCGGGGTGTTCGGCGCGGCGGAGGCGCTGCGCTATAATGCCGGCTGGGCGACCAAGCTCACCGGCGAGACGATGCAGATCTCGTGGCCGGGCGAGTGGCAGGCGATGAGCCTGCGCGAGCCGGTGGGGGTAGTCGGCGCGATCGTGCCCTGGAACTTCCCGTTCGTGATGGCGGTGAGCAAGATCGCAGCGGCGCTCGCCGCCGGGTGCACCGTCGTGCTCAAGCCCGCCGAACAGACCCCGCTCAGCGCCGCGCTGCTCGGCGAACTGATCGCCGATGCGGGCTTCCCCGCCGGGGTGGTCAATATCGTCACCGGTTTTGGCGAGACCGCCGGCGCAGCGCTCGCCGCGCATCCCGGCGTCGACAAGATCAGCTTCACCGGATCGACATCGGTCGGCAAGGCGATCGTGCACGCGTCGACCGGCAACCTCAAGCGCGTGACGCTCGAACTCGGCGGCAAGTCGCCGACGCTGATCTTCGCCGATGCCGATCTGCAAAAGGCGATTCCCGCCGCAGCGATGGGCATTTTCGGCAATGCCGGACAGGTCTGCGCCGCCGGATCGCGGCTGTATGTGCATGAGCGCGTCTATGACGAAGTGATCGCGGGCATTTCCGCACGCGCCCGCACGCTGCGGGTGGGGGCCGGGCTCACGCCGGGAACCGAGATGGGGCCGCTGGTCAGCCAGGTCCAGCTCGACCGCGTCCTGGGCTATGTCGAAAGCGGTCGCGCGGACGGCGCGAGCGTCGATGTCGGCGGCGCGCGGATCACCGAGGGTGATCATGGCCATGGCTATTTCGTCCAGCCGACGGTGCTGTCGGGGACGGTATCGGGGATGAAGGTCGTCGAGGAAGAGATTTTCGGCCCGGTGCTGTGCGCGATGCGGTTCGGCGACGACGATGTCGAGGCGATCGCGGCGTCGGCCAATGCGACCGACTATGGGCTGTCCTCGGCGGTGTGGACCCGCGATATCTCGATCGCGCTGAAGCTTGCGCGGCGGCTCAAGGCGGGGACGGTGCGGATCAATGGCGGCGGCGGGGTCGATCCCGCGATGCCGCTGGGCGGGTACAAGCAATCGGGCTGGGGCCGCGAGAATGGGCGCGCCGGGGTCGAGGCTTATACCGAGCTGAAGTCGGTGACGATCGGTCTGTAGCGGCGCGCGGCGCGGGTTGGATTTCCAGCCCGCGACCGTTTAGGCTGTGCCGATGCACGCGCCTATCGCCACTGAAGAGATTGCAACGACCTCTGCCGAAAGCGATTCGGCGATCATGGCCGTGTTGTTCCGCAAGCCGGGCTTCCTGCTCGCGCGCATCGACCAGATCGCGACCGCGCTCTACGCCCGCCGTCAGCCGATGACGACGCTGGCGCAAAGCGAGTTGCTCCTGCTGCTGGGGCAGCACGGCGCCATGCCGCAAATCACGCTCGCCCGCGCCGCCGGGATGGACAAGTCGACCGTGGGGCTCGTGCTCGACAATCTCGAAGCGCGGGGATGGATCGCGCGGGCGACTTGCGCTGAGGATCGTCGCCGCGCCCAAGTGTCGCTGACTGCCGAGGGAACTGCCGCACTCGCCGGGATGGCCGCCGATTTCGCGGAGTTGCAGCGCGATTTGCTCGCGCCGCTCACGGCCGAAGATCGCGACCGGCTGCTCGACATCCTCGCCGGACTGAAGGCAAACCCGCGCAGCCCGGCGCCCCCGCTTGCGCAGCCCGCCGGCGCGCAGGATGCCCCCAGCTTCCTCTTCCGGCGCGCATTGCAGCATCTTCAGGCGGCGTTCGCTGCCCTGAGCCCTGATACCCGCGCGTCGCTGCGTCAGTTCGCGCTGCTCTACGTGCTCAGCCGAAGGGACGCGATCACCCAGACCGGCTTCGCCCGGCTCTACGGCCTCGATCCATCGACCTGCGCGGTCATCCTCCGCGCGCTCGCTAAACAGGGCTGGGTATCGGCGCATCGCTCCGCCGCCGATGGCCGCGAGCGGCTGTATCGCCTGACCGACGCGGGCCGCGATGCGCTCGCCGAACAACAAGTGCGCGCCGATCGATCGCAGCGCGCGGCGTTCCCGGACCTGGGCGGTGGCGATCTGCGGCTGTTGATTGGGCTGCTCCGGCGGATCGTCGCGGCGCATAGCCACCATCTGCGATTCCCGGGGACGATACCTACAGACCTGGTCCGCAGACCCGCCCGGTGATGCGGAGTGCCGCAAAAAGCAGAACAGATTGTCATCTTGACGAAAGTCAGGATCCATTCGGTGCTCGCTCCGCGTTTTCTCTTCCAGCGGAGCGGCTGAATGGATCGCAGCCTGCGCTGGGATAACGGGGTTCAAGTTCGCCCCGCTGCCATAAGCGATAGTCCGGTTGGTATCACCGAAAACCCGGAGATTGACTCCTCAACCCCGCAATATACAATGACGTCGGACGGTTTATCCAAAGACCGCAAGACGCATTAGGAGGGATTCGCAGCATGGCTGACAGCGACGCACGCCATCTGTCGGTGCGCAACCCGCGCACCGGGGCGATCGACTTCCAACTGGCCGTGACACCGCCCGCATCGGTGGCGGAAAAGGCGCGATGCCTGCGCGCGAACCAGCCCGGCTGGGCGGCGCTGGGCCTCGATGGACGGATCGCGGTGATGCGGCGCTGGCTCGGCGAAGTCGCCCGGCGCGCCGACGCCATCGCCGCTGCGGACGCCGAGGATACCGGCGGATGCCACACGTCGTATCTCCAGGGCTTCATCACCATGGGCAATATCGGCGGATGGATCGAGGATGCCGCCGCCGCACTCGATCGCGCCGCGTTCGCCGGGCCGTCGCGCGCGATGCCGCAGGTCGAGGTGCGCACGCAACTGGTCGCCTATCCGCTGGTCGGGGTCATCAGCCCGTGGAACGCGCCGATGATGCTCGCGCTGCTTGATGCGGTGCCGGCGCTGTTCGCGGGATCGGCAGTGCTGCTCAAGCCGTCCGAAATCACCCCGCGCTTCATCGAACCCCTGTTCGAGAGCGTCCGCGCCGTGCCCGAACTCGCCGCCGTGTTCGACACCGCGATGGGCGATGCCGAAACCGGGCAGGCGGTGATCGCCGCGAGCGATCTGGTCTGCTTCACCGGCAGCGTGCCGACGGGCCGCAAGATCGCCATCGCCTGTGCCGAGCGCCTCATTCCCTGTTTCCTCGAACTCGGAGGCAAGGACCCGGCGATCGTGACCGCAGCCGCCGACCTCGAACGCGCAGCGACCGCGGTGCTGCGCGGCGCGGTCCACGCCACGGGACAGGTCTGCTTCTCGATCGAGCGCGTCTATGTCGACCACAGCATCCATGACGCCTTTGTCGCGCGGCTGGTGGAGAAGGCGGGGGAGGTGCGGCTCAACGCCGACGATCCGCGCGCCGGCCATCTCCACCCCTTCACCTTCGCCCCACAGGCGGCGATCGTCGCCGCGCATCTGGCCGATGCGGTCGCAAAGGGCGCGACGATCCTGACCGGCGGCGACGTCGAGGAGATTGGCGGCGGGCTCTATATGCGGCCGACGATCGTCACCGGGGTAACCCACGATATGCGCCTGATGCGCGAAGAGACGTTCGGCCCGATCGTGCCGGTCATGGCCTATCAGGAGATCGACCAGGCCGTCGCGCTGGCGAACGACACCGATTTCGGCCTGACCGCTTCGGTGATCGCGGGCAGCGCGGAGGAGGCGATGGCGATCGGCGAGCGCGTCAACGCCGGTTCGGTGTTCCTCCAGGATACATTCCTCACCTTCGCGAAGAACCGCACTATCGGCACCAACAGCTTCGGTTTTTCGGGGCTGGGCGGGTCGCGCACCGGCCCCGAATCGATCCTGCGCTTCGTCCGGCGAAAGGCGCTGCTGACGCAGCACGGCCCGGTCGCCGACATTCGCAACGACCATCATCTGGGCAAGCCCGGCGCGCATTGAGCGTCGGCGGCCCCTGACGGAGACGATTATGGCCTGGCAATTGACCGCACTCGACCGACTGGAAATCCAGGAGACCTATTCGCGCTACGCCTGGGGCATCGACCTTGCCGATGAGGCGATGGTGCTGTCGGCCTTCACCCAGGACGGCTGGTTCGACCATCTGTGGCAGGGGCGCGTGCAGGGGCACGAGGCCATCATAGCCAACCTCCGCTCGCTTTGGAACGACCGCCAGCATTGGTGGTACGGGCGCCAGCATCTGATGAACACGCTCATCATGGAGCCGCGCGAGGAGGAAGGCGAAGTCGATGTTCGCTGCTTCTTCCAGATCATCCAGTATAATGTCGATTATAACAACAACTTCGTCTTCGGCATCGGCACCCGCCGCGATCACGTCACCAAGAAGGAAGGCGTGTGGCGCTTCCAGTCCCTGTGGGTCAACGCCTGGACCGCCGCCGATCAGGTGCCGTGGCAGGGCGAGATGGTGATGAAGGTCAAGCCGCGAAACAATCCCGCGCCGTATAACGAGAAGCTGGCATGAGGATTTCGGCAGCCGTCAGCCGGCCCGGCACCCCCGCACCGACGATCGAGGACGTCGAACTCGCAGAGCCGCGCGCAGGCGAGATGCGCGTCCGGATCGTCGCAGTGGGTGTGTGCCACACCGATGTCCACGAACATCCCGGTCGCCTCGCGCCGCACCCGATCGTGCTGGGCCACGAAGGCGCGGGCGTGGTCGAGGCATTGGGGGAGGGCGTGCGCGGCTTTGCGGTCGGCGACCCTGTCGTGTTGAGCGGCACGTCGTGTGGCGAATGCCCGTCGTGCCTGAACAACCGGCCCACCTATTGCGATCTGGCGATGCCGCTGACCTTTGGCGGCAAACGGCTGGACGGGTCCACGTCGCTGTCGGCGAAGGGCGAGCCGCTGCATTCGCACTTCTTCGGCCAATCGTCGTTCGCAAGCCACGCGATCGTGCCCGAGCGCACCGCGATAAAGGTCCCCAGCGACGTGCCGCTCGAACTGCTCGGGCCGCTCGCCTGCGGGGTGATCACCGGCGCCGGTTCGGTGATCGAGGCGCTGCGGGTGGGGTTTGGCGACAGCATCGCCATCTTCGGCGTCGGCGGGGTCGGGCTTTCCGCGGTGATGGCGGCGCGGCTGGTAGGGGCGGAGCGGATCATCGCAGTCGATCGCGAAGCATCGCGGCTCGATCTCGCGCGCGAACTCGGCGCGACCGATACGCTGCTCGCGGGGGAGGATGTGGTGGCACAGGTCCGCGCGATCACCGGGCGCGGGGTGCGCTACTCGCTCAACACCACCAACGCGCCGTCGGTGCACAGCCAGGCGCTCGACTGCCTGGCGATGAACGGCACCGCCGCGTTCGTATCGGCGCCGATGGGGCAATGGGCGCCCGCGATGTTCCCGATGCTGGCGGGCGGGCGGCAATTGCGCGGCATATTGGGCGGCGACGCCAACCCGCGCATCTTCCTGCCCCGGCTGATCGAATATTGGCGGCAGGGGCGCTTTCCGTTCGAGCGCATGATCCAGACCTATCGCTTCGACGAGATCGCCCGCGCGTTCGACGATGTCGAGCATGGCCGCACGATCAAGCCCGTCCTGCTGGTGAGCGAAGCATGAGCCCCGATTTGCGAGAGCGCATCGCGGCGCTGGGCACCGAACTGAGCCTGCCGATGATGCAGGCGACGCAGGCGCTGTTCGCCGAACGCCATGGCGGGTTCGATCCCGCAGTCGAGGTGACGCAGGACGTCGCCTATGGCGCGCACCCGCGCCACCGGATCGACCTGTTCCGCCGACCCGGTGCCGATCGGGCGCCGATCCTGCTCTATGTCCATGGCGGCGGGTTCGTGCAGGGGGACAAGCGTTCGCCGCTCGGGCTGCCCTTTTACCAGAATGTCGGCGATTTCGCCGCGCGCCACGGCCTGCTCGGCGTGACGATGACGTACCGGCTGGCGCCCGACGCGCGCTGGCCCGCCGGGCCGGAGGATGTGGCGGCGGCAATCGCCTGGCTGCGCGAGAACTCGGCGGAATATGGCGGCGATCCCGATCGCCTCTTCCTCGCCGGGTCCTCGGCGGGGGCGGTGCATGTCGCCAGCTATGTCGCGCATTCGCGCTTCCATGTCGCGCCGGGCGGCGGGGTTGCCGGGGCGATCCTTTTGTCGTGCGTGTTCGATTGCGCAAGCGCGGACGCCAATGCGTTTCACCGGGCCTATTATGGCGACGATCCTGCCGCCTATGCCGAAGCGTCGACCCGCGCCGGGCTGATCGCGAGTGCAGTGCCGCTGCTCGCCACGGTGGCGGAGTTCGACGTCGCCGACTTCCAGCACCAGGCCGCGCAGTTCGTCGCCGAGTGGCACGCGGCGAAGGGCAGCTTCGCGCCGATGCTGCGGCTTGCCGGCCACAATCATCTGTCGCCCGCGCTGTCGCTGGGATCGAGCGAAGACGCAGTCGGGCGCGCGCTGCTGGACTTTATCGCCGCGCATGCGCGGACCTGAGGAGAGAGACATGGAACCGCTGCGCTTTCCGGAAAACGAGCTGTTCAAGGGCTGGGGCGAGCCGATGCGCACCGAGAGCGCGATCGAGGGGCTCGAGATCGTGCAGGGGGCCATCCCCGAGGGGCTGGAGGGCACGCTGTATCGCAACGGCGCCGACTGGCAATATCCGTCGAAGCGCAATGACGACATCTTCATCGATGGCGAGGGCATGATGCACATGTTCCGCTTCGAACAGGGGCATGTCAGCTATCGCAGCCGCTGGGTGCACACCGAACGCTATAAGCTCCAGCAGCGCGCGAAGCGCCAGCTTTTCGGCCGCTATCGCAATCGCTATACCAACGATCCTGCTGCGGGTGACACGCATATGGGCACCGCGAACACCACCGCGATGTTCCATGCCGGGCACCTTTATGCGCTCAAGGAGGATGACCATCCTTACGAGGTGAACCCCGACACGTTGGAGACGATCGGCCGCACCGACCTGAACGGCCAGATCAGCGCGACCAGCTTCACCGCGCATCCCAAGGTCGATCCGATCACCAACGAGCTGCTCGCCTTCTCGTACCAGGCACGCGGCGACGGATCGAAGGACATCGTGTTCTATCTGTTCGACGAGACCGGCGCGAAGAAGAACGAAATCTGGTTCGAGATGCCCTATGCCGCGTGCGTCCATGATTTCGCGATCACCGACGAATGGATCGTCTTCCCGTTCTTCCCGCTGATCCACGACGATGCCCA from Sphingomonas hengshuiensis encodes the following:
- a CDS encoding alpha/beta hydrolase: MSPDLRERIAALGTELSLPMMQATQALFAERHGGFDPAVEVTQDVAYGAHPRHRIDLFRRPGADRAPILLYVHGGGFVQGDKRSPLGLPFYQNVGDFAARHGLLGVTMTYRLAPDARWPAGPEDVAAAIAWLRENSAEYGGDPDRLFLAGSSAGAVHVASYVAHSRFHVAPGGGVAGAILLSCVFDCASADANAFHRAYYGDDPAAYAEASTRAGLIASAVPLLATVAEFDVADFQHQAAQFVAEWHAAKGSFAPMLRLAGHNHLSPALSLGSSEDAVGRALLDFIAAHART
- a CDS encoding NAD(P)-dependent alcohol dehydrogenase, whose product is MRISAAVSRPGTPAPTIEDVELAEPRAGEMRVRIVAVGVCHTDVHEHPGRLAPHPIVLGHEGAGVVEALGEGVRGFAVGDPVVLSGTSCGECPSCLNNRPTYCDLAMPLTFGGKRLDGSTSLSAKGEPLHSHFFGQSSFASHAIVPERTAIKVPSDVPLELLGPLACGVITGAGSVIEALRVGFGDSIAIFGVGGVGLSAVMAARLVGAERIIAVDREASRLDLARELGATDTLLAGEDVVAQVRAITGRGVRYSLNTTNAPSVHSQALDCLAMNGTAAFVSAPMGQWAPAMFPMLAGGRQLRGILGGDANPRIFLPRLIEYWRQGRFPFERMIQTYRFDEIARAFDDVEHGRTIKPVLLVSEA
- a CDS encoding carotenoid oxygenase family protein — encoded protein: MEPLRFPENELFKGWGEPMRTESAIEGLEIVQGAIPEGLEGTLYRNGADWQYPSKRNDDIFIDGEGMMHMFRFEQGHVSYRSRWVHTERYKLQQRAKRQLFGRYRNRYTNDPAAGDTHMGTANTTAMFHAGHLYALKEDDHPYEVNPDTLETIGRTDLNGQISATSFTAHPKVDPITNELLAFSYQARGDGSKDIVFYLFDETGAKKNEIWFEMPYAACVHDFAITDEWIVFPFFPLIHDDAHAREGGTFYRWYPDQETHVALVPRYGTAADIRWFKGPATSAGHMLNAHREGSRVFLDVVLYEGNCFPFFPTPTGEHVPGVPPFLTRLTLDLERNDGGFDKQRLLNTPCEMPRTDDRYQGRTYRHGYVIAARSQDGSSATGHLDLATGAFETWSPGPGDSVQECQFVPRSPDSAEGDGWLLVPVARVAQGRSDLVVLDALNLAAGPVATIKLPVRVRSTFHGCWVPAEAQRTGRYDYALHAGT